The genomic DNA CGGTAAAAAGAAATAATTATTTCTTGACCACTTTAAAAGGCCGCTCTCACGAGCGGCTTTTTTTGTGCCAAAATCATTCCACAGAACTAATGACGCCAGCCTTAACTTCATAAGATTTGTACTCATAATCTTCCAAGCCAGCCGGGATATCTGTACAAGCAATAAAGACCTGATCACCACGGCTTACGCACTTCAAAAAAGCTCTACGACTAAATTCATCGAGCTCACCTAAAACATCATCAATCAAGAGAATCAAACAGTCCGGCTTTTCCACTGGTAAGAGCAATTCAACCGCCGCAGCCTTAAGAATCAAAGAACTCAAGCGACACTGGCCTTCCGAACCATAATTCGACAGCGATCGCCCATTCAAATTGATGAGCAAATCATCCCTGTGCGGTCCTTGATGAGTCATTTTGTAAAGCTTATCTCGCTCACGATTTTCCAAAAGCCTCTCTATATACACAGAACGCAAATCAGTTGCGTTCTTCGCAAGACTATTCTTATATTGTAATTCTAGCAAGAAATCCTTTTTAAGCATCTTCTCAACTAATGTGCTAACTGACTCCGCCAAACGCGGCAACAAACTTAATCGAGCCTCTAAAACCTCACAGCCATGCTCAATCAAAATATCATCCCAAACATCGAGTTCGAGATCAAGATTAAGACCTCGTTTCAAAACTTGATTCCGACTTTTAAGTGCTTTTTGGTAATGCTTTAGGGACTGCAAATAACCCGGTGATAACTGCGATAAAAGAATATCTAAATACTGACGCCGCCAAGACGCGCTACCTTTTACAATTTCGATATCCTCAGGCATAAATGCCACACTCTTGACCACACCAATAAAGTCACTTGTAGTCGGAACGCGATTACCATCTAAGCTCAACTGACGCTTATCCCCATAATACACACTCATATCAAGCTCGGGACGAGTGACGCGATCGAGGCAAGCTCGCAGACTAAAAAAATCACTTTCCCACTTTTTAAGATGACGCGTATGTGAACTTCGAATCGACCTCAAAAGCGACAAAAAACCTAAAGCCTCTAAAAAAGCCGTCTTACCCTGTCCATTTAGCCCCCTAAACACACTAATCCCGGGCTCAAGTTTTAACTCAAGCTCGGGATAATTACGAAAGTTTTTTAACTGAATTCGGGAAATAAATCCCATGAATTAGTTGTGGCGCAAAGGCATAATAACGTAGAGGAAACCTTCATCACCATAGAGACCCGTAGGGCTCAAACGATCATTAAAACGCAAAGTAAGCTTATTGCACTCTAAATGTCTTAATGGATCAATTAAGAATGATGCATTAAAAGAGAGATCTAAATTTTCACCTTCATAAGAAGCTGGAATCGGACTTTCT from Lentisphaera araneosa HTCC2155 includes the following:
- the recF gene encoding DNA replication/repair protein RecF (All proteins in this family for which functions are known are DNA-binding proteins that assist the filamentation of RecA onto DNA for the initiation of recombination or recombinational repair.); its protein translation is MGFISRIQLKNFRNYPELELKLEPGISVFRGLNGQGKTAFLEALGFLSLLRSIRSSHTRHLKKWESDFFSLRACLDRVTRPELDMSVYYGDKRQLSLDGNRVPTTSDFIGVVKSVAFMPEDIEIVKGSASWRRQYLDILLSQLSPGYLQSLKHYQKALKSRNQVLKRGLNLDLELDVWDDILIEHGCEVLEARLSLLPRLAESVSTLVEKMLKKDFLLELQYKNSLAKNATDLRSVYIERLLENRERDKLYKMTHQGPHRDDLLINLNGRSLSNYGSEGQCRLSSLILKAAAVELLLPVEKPDCLILLIDDVLGELDEFSRRAFLKCVSRGDQVFIACTDIPAGLEDYEYKSYEVKAGVISSVE